A single Anopheles maculipalpis chromosome 3RL, idAnoMacuDA_375_x, whole genome shotgun sequence DNA region contains:
- the LOC126560929 gene encoding uncharacterized protein LOC126560929: protein MEVSGPKRRKPLRTLPSQLSSPEKDDIIASTVEISYEEQHLNYSREGSVNRSQNTSVQEKSIDPGVADECTDDDSEPSPERERSVSPPVSREDIENSLKNSSKNRSEKMSTRRRSPSNLQSNGLDSDVYTDDMDPIPENEPTKRRKIPPLRKASISPVPAPFYMESLQKRETTTSGNEYIAYGVIVAFLLLVLLGYLQADLRTKAATSCNHFHALEKRYTSFDESLWYTLNATVTRATADVEEREPGTVLFLHYGRTVMLDGFINSVSNITAECFGGMEPIMLDGKYFKRTDIQADYGVFLAQQKEALRQHGVLVVRNLEDVPARAAQAFHTICDTQEPLVDRAVIYLTLDMLKAAAKPTPSKQSATAEAEKLLHELWKDALQPAVLQPLITRLTENVFRIL from the exons ATGGAAGTATCCGGACCGAAAAGGCGCAAACCGCTGCGTACCTTACCCAGCCAACTCTCCTCACCCGAAAAGGATGATATCATAGCAAGCACGGTTGAGAT ATCGTACGAAGAACAGCATTTAAATTATAGCCGCGAAGGTAGTGTGAATCGTTCCCAAAATACGTCCGTGCAGGAGAAATCAATCGATCCGGGTGTTGCTGACGAATGCACTGACGACGATTCGGAACCTAGTCCGGAAAGGGAACGAAGTGTTTCGCCTCCTGTCTCGCGGGAAGATATAGAAAACTCGTTGAAGAATTCCAGTAAAAATCGTTCTGAAAAAATGTCTACAAGGCGCAGATCACCTTCAAACTTACAGTCCAACGGTCTTGATTCCGACGTTTACACCGACGATATGGACCCCATACCAGAAAACGAACCTACCAAGCGAAGAAAGATACCGCCATTGCGAAAAGCATCGATTTCTCCGGTTCCTGCACCGTTTTACATGGAATCCCTCCAAAAGCGGGAAACCACCACGAGCGGGAATGAATATATTGCCTATGGAGTAATAGtcgcttttttgctgttagtGCTATTGGGCTACTTACAAGCCGACTTAAGAACAAAAGCTGCAACCAGTTGTAACCATTTCCACGCACTCGAGAAACGCTACACATCGTTCGATGAAAGTCTTTGGTATACATTGAATGCAACCGTGACCCGGGCAACGGCTGATGTTGAGGAGCGTGAACCAGGAACCGTTCTGTTTCTTCACTACGGACGCACGGTTATGCTAGACGGATTTATCAACAGCGTATCAAACATAACGGCCGAATGTTTCGGTGGCATGGAACCGATCATGCTGGATGGGAAATACTTTAAGCGGACGGACATACAGGCGGACTATGGCGTGTTTCTGGCACAGCAAAAGGAAGCTTTAAGGCAGCATGGCGTACTGGTGGTGCGCAACTTGGAGGATGTGCCGGCACGGGCGGCTCAAGCATTTCATACCATCTGCGACACCCAGGAACCGTTGGTGGATAGGGCAGTTATTTATCTTACGCTGGATATGTTAAAGGCTGCCGCCAAGCCCACACCTAGCAAACAGAGTGCTACAGCGGAGGCGGAAAAGTTGCTGCATGAGTTGTGGAAAGATGCGTTACAACCGGCGGTGCTACAGCCACTAATTACCCGGCTAACAGAAAATGTGTTTCGTATCTTGTGA
- the LOC126562793 gene encoding general transcription factor IIF subunit 2: protein MAKEGETIRVDKELDLSNAGRGVWLVKVPKYMANKWEKAPGNIEVGKLKISKQVGQKAQVSLTLSDAVINIDPAEEIPRDHRLDVSVVTKQTLGVFSHAITTTRDDPVPECEKQYMEGRIVQKLECRPYADHCYMKMKLESIRKASQPARQVKSLEKIVHNYKPVSDHKHNIEDRERKKAEGKKSRDDKNAVLDMLFNAFEKHQYYNIKDLVRITRQPISYLKEILKEVCDYNMKNPHKNMWELKKEYRHYKEDDKKEDDATKDTMSDSDSD, encoded by the coding sequence ATGGCAAAAGAGGGCGAAACGATTCGTGTCGATAAAGAGCTCGATCTATCGAATGCGGGCCGTGGTGTGTGGCTCGTCAAGGTACCGAAATACATGGCCAACAAGTGGGAAAAAGCACCAGGCAACATTGAGGTGGGCAAGctgaaaatttccaaacaagTCGGCCAAAAGGCACAGGTATCGCTTACACTGTCCGATGCGGTGATAAACATTGATCCGGCCGAGGAAATTCCTCGCGACCATCGGCTAGATGTGTCGGTTGTGACGAAGCAAACGTTGGGAGTGTTTTCGCACGCCATCACGACCACCCGGGATGATCCGGTGCCAGAGTGTGAGAAGCAGTACATGGAGGGCCGGATCGTGCAGAAGCTAGAATGCCGTCCGTATGCCGACCATTGCTACATGAAGATGAAGCTCGAATCGATCCGAAAAGCTTCCCAGCCGGCACGGCAAGTGAAATCGCTCGAGAAGATCGTGCACAACTACAAACCCGTCTCGGACCACAAGCACAACATCGAGGACCGGGAGCGGAAGAAGGCGGAGGGTAAGAAGAGCCGCGACGACAAGAATGCGGTCCTGGACATGCTGTTCAATGCGTTCGAGAAGCATCAGTATTACAACATTAAGGATCTGGTGCGGATCACCCGGCAACCGATCAGCTATCTGAAGGAGATCCTCAAGGAGGTGTGCGATTACAACATGAAAAATCCGCACAAAAACATGTGGGAGCTGAAGAAGGAGTACCGGCATTACAAGGAGGATGACAAGAAGGAGGACGACGCAACGAAGGACACGATGTCGGACAGTGACAGTGACTGA
- the LOC126562640 gene encoding ubiquitin thioesterase OTU1, translating to MGFSLKLKTKSGQQHIVSKLAETTTVGDLKTRITELTNIPGDALHVVLGFPPFKPVDFSNEASQVLASGISNGDTLIVEEKSLTDEERKQLEASKRLEQDEKLAKELAAQGTESSGILLKKVVPSDNSCLFTSIGYVITGKVDPESSQYMRQIIASTVNGDKHEYNEGILGRPNDEYCAWILQPESWGGAIEVSILTAYYGLEFDVVDITNAIINRFGEDKNYGMRAFLLFDGIHYDPLYLESTNGEPPKTIFPIEDQSVYLQAEQLAKEAKSARQYTDVNKFTLKCIDCDCFLKGQIEAQQHAQKTGHLNFGEV from the exons ATGGGTTTTTCATTGAAGCTCAAAACCAAATCGGGCCAGCAGCATATTGTAAGCAAGCTGGCAGAGACAACGACCGTCGGTGACCTTAAGACGCGTATCACCGAGCTAACCAACATTCCGGGCGATGCGTTGCACGTCGTGCTTGGCTTTCCTCCATTCAAACCGGTGGACTTTTCGAACGAAGCCAGCCAGGTGCTTGCGTCAGGCATTAGCAATGGGGATACGCTAATCGTGGAGGAAAAATCGTTAACAGATGAGGAGCGCAAGCAGCTGGAAGCATCGAAACGGTTGGAGCAGGATGAGAAGCTAGCCAAGGAGCTAGCTGCCCAGGGCACGGAAAGTAGTGGTATCCTGCTGAAGAAGGTGGTGCCGTCGGACAATTCATGCCTTTTCACCAGCATAG GGTACGTTATCACGGGAAAGGTTGATCCGGAAAGCAGTCAGTACATGAGACAGATCATTGCGAGTACGGTTAATGGGGACAAGCACGAGTACAACGAAGGCATTCTGGGACGTCCGAACGATGAGTACTGTGCCTGGATACTGCAGCCCGAATCGTGGGGTGGTGCTATTGAGGTGTCCATCCTGACCGCTTACTACGGTCTCGAGTTTGATGTGGTTGACATAACGAATGCCATCATCAATCGGTTCGGTGAGGACAAAAATTATGGCATGCGTGCATTCCTGCTATTCGATGGCATTCACTACGATCCTCTGTACCTGGAATCAACGAAT GGGGAACCACCAAAGACAATTTTCCCCATCGAAGACCAATCGGTGTACCTACAAGCGGAGCAACTAGCGAAGGAAGCCAAATCTGCCCGCCAGTACACCGACGTGAACAAGTTCACCCTCAAATGCATAGACTGCGACTGCTTCCTGAAGGGCCAAATTGAGGCGCAACAACACGCACAAAAGACGGGCCACCTTAACTTTGGCGAGGTTTAA
- the LOC126563358 gene encoding protein Asterix, whose amino-acid sequence MTLLINPRRPEKVHRYKPVDSANQGAGVGDDLMPDYMNILGMIFSMCGLMMKLKWCAWLALYCSCISFANSRISDDAKQVLSSFMLSVSAVVMSYLQNPTPMTPPWQSV is encoded by the exons ATGACGCTGCTCATAAATCCCCGTCGCCCGGAGAAGGTGCACCGCTACAAACCCGTCGACTCCGCTAACCAAGGTGCTGGAGTAGGGGACGATTTGATGCCCGATTACATGAATATCCTCG GCATGATATTCTCGATGTgtggtttgatgatgaaacTGAAATGGTGCGCCTGGTTGGCGCTGTACTGTTCCTGCATTAGCTTCGCTAACTCCCGGATTTCAGACGATGCCAAACAGGTACTGTCCTCGTTCATGCTCAGCGTAAGCGCGGTGGTGATGTCGTACCTGCAGAATCCAACCCCAATGACACCGCCCTGGCAATCGGTGTAG
- the LOC126563020 gene encoding uncharacterized protein LOC126563020, with product MDGRNRRRQFGGPCHCLRPLIRLWGVVTAIVVSGVGIDIMVHGYTAGVYIIVASIVIFLLEIKWLFTLFIVLCTNNDYTSRCYQCWSVCRYCGGWHLTFPYVALGIALLVWPHRLWLSHVAGGLLIVLAMLRLLTVCKFRPHGKDDELLNHFDEHADKYDNLSDVLVDNSMPEPGHSLEGNGHATTGGNEDEEDDDELAMNGGGM from the exons ATGGACGGGCGAAACCGACGGCGTCAATTTGGCGGCCCATGCCACTGTCTCCGGCCACTGATACGGCTGTGGGGCGTCGTGACAGCGATCG TGGTCAGTGGCGTCGGGATAGACATCATGGTGCATGGTTACACTGCAGGTGTTTATATTAT TGTTGCTTCCATAGTGATATTCTTGCTGGAAATCAAATGGCTCTTCACACTGTTCATAGTGCTGTGTACAAA CAATGATTACACGTCCCGGTGCTACCAGTGTTGGAGCGTGTGCCGGTACTGTGGCGGTTGGCATCTGACCTTTCCGTACGTGGCCTTAGGTATAGCGCTGCTCGTGTGGCCCCATCGGCTGTGGTTGAGCCACGTGGCAGGAGGACTTTTGATCGTGCTGGCCATGCTGCGGTTGCTAACGGTGTGCAAGTTCCGACCGCACGGCAAGGATGACGAGCTGCTGAACCACTTTGATGAGCACGCTGACAA GTACGACAACCTATCGGATGTTTTGGTGGATAATTCAATGCCCGAACCGGGTCACAGTTTGGAGGGTAATGGACACGCGACCACCGGTGGCAATGAGGACGAGGAGGATGACGATGAGCTGGCAATGAATGGGGGCGGCATGTGA